One genomic region from Microcystis panniformis FACHB-1757 encodes:
- a CDS encoding DUF5132 domain-containing protein: MEKTQMLEQTRKLAQITPGKAIVFGIGALLLAPTVISLLKPVAKATIKTGVVLYEKTKSSLAETAEVLGDIVAEAKAEVIAERDHQVVLPSGVNSEPSLRDS; this comes from the coding sequence ATGGAAAAAACACAGATGTTAGAACAAACGAGAAAACTAGCACAAATTACTCCAGGGAAAGCGATCGTTTTCGGAATCGGTGCGCTGCTGTTGGCCCCCACCGTGATTTCTTTACTGAAACCGGTCGCCAAAGCAACGATTAAAACTGGCGTTGTTCTCTACGAAAAAACTAAGAGTTCCTTGGCCGAAACAGCAGAAGTGCTGGGGGATATCGTCGCCGAGGCCAAAGCAGAAGTCATAGCCGAACGCGATCATCAAGTGGTTCTACCCAGTGGGGTTAATTCGGAACCCTCATTACGCGATAGTTAA